GAATAGATGTCCCAATGACATTTGCTAAAAAATGTGAAATAGTGCACGAGTAAATATTCTTAGTTTTTTGATAAATCACGCCATAAATAATATTATCTATAAAAATAAAAAACAAGATATAAATAAGAGCTGAAATGGAGCCAGCCGAAAAATTTACCTACAATAGAAGATGGAATACACTATGCTAAAGTATTAGAAAAAAACGGAATAGATTTCCTAGATATTTCTTATGGATTTATAAGTGAACAAGAAATGCACGTAAATAAAGAGTATAAATACTCTAATGCTGTTTATGCAGCGCAAAGGATTAAACAAGAAGTTTCAATTCCAGTATTTGCAGTTAACGGAATTAACTCAGCGGAGATTGCAGAAGAAATATTAAATCAAACAAATGTAGACATTGTAGATATTGCTAAAGGATTTCTTATAAATCCTAATTGGGCAAATGACGCCAAAGATGTGTTTTTGGACCTAAAGACACAACTAGTAGTGAACACCCTATTTTAAAATATGCTTATCAATTTGCTAGCGCAGATAAGTATGCTATTGCAGCTCCAATGTGGAACCTAGCTTTCCCAGCCATTTTAAAAGCATATATCGATTATGTTAGTGTTCCTGGTATTACTTTTAAATATACAGCTGAGGGAGCAGTGGGTTTATTGGAAAATAAAAAAGCTGTTAATATCGTATCGCGTGGAGGAGCTTACTCTGAAGGGTCTATGGCGAATTTTGAAATGGGCGATCGTTATTTAAGAACCATTTTTGGATTCTTTGGAATTAGAGAATTCCAAACCATTGCAGTAGAAAACTGTAATGTGCAAGGTATTGACGTTGACGCAATAGTGAAAGAAGTAAAAGATAAGGCTATAGGCCTATCAAAGAATTTCTAGAATAAATACTGAATGGTATCTGTAAGGTAGACAATAATGGTTACTGTTTATATAAAAAAAGCTTCAGGGTTCACTTCAGTTAGTTTGTATTTCATTTAAAGTTTATTTTATGAGTAGCTCTCATAGAGACTTTTTAAGTGGCGAAACTATGAACGGTTTGTTAACAATAAGATATCATCAATGATTTTAATGCAATATAATGGATGAAAATGAGTTAATATGTACAATAATGGGCAATAAAATCACAAACATACAAGCTATGTCACTTTTTGATAGATAATAATATACATTTATAGGTATAAACATTCAAAAAAAAGTTTATTGAATGTTTATACCTTGTTTTTTTCATTATACACAGTAAATTAAAAGATTGTGAATATATATGCAAACAATTTAACATTCCTAATTGTCAAATGGAAACATACATAGCATTATTACGTAAAATAGAGCTTAGGGTAAGGAATGCGGTGTTAAATTAATAAAAATAATAATAGGCATGATATATATGTAATTACAGTAAAATATTCAGTTTTCCTTATGAAATCGTATACTCTATAATGATGGCATCAACAAGAAACAACAGGGGGGAAAATTAAATGAAGTCATTTATAAATGTAACTTCTGAAATAGGAAAACTTAATAAAGTAATGCTACATAGACCTGGAAGAGAGATAGAAAATTTAGTGCCAGAGCTTCTTGAAAGATTACTTTTTGATGATATTCCTTATTTAGAGGTTGCTAGAAAAGAGCATGATATATTTGCAAAAATATTAAAGGAAAATGATGTGGAGGTTTTTTATTTAGAAGAACTTGCTACCGAGGCTTTGAATGAGGATAAAACAAAAAAAATATTTTTACAACAATTTTTGCAAGAAAGCCATATTAGTAATAAAGAGATATATGAATCCCTTTATACTTATTTAATGTCAAAGTCAACAAGAGAAATGATTGATATCCTTATGGCTGGAGTTAGAAAAAATGAGATAGAGGTTAAGGAAATGCAATCTCTAAGAGGATTAATAGGAAACCAGTATCCTTTCTACTTGGACCCTATGCCTAATCTTTACTTTACTAGAGATCCAGGTGCTTCAATTGGAAATGGTATTACTATAAATACTATGCAAACTGAAGCTAGAAGGCGTGAGACTATGTTCTTGAAATTCATTCATGAATATCATAGCTCTTTTAAAAAATATGAAGTGCCACTTTGGTATGATAGAAGCCTTCCAAATAATATCGAAGGTGGGGACGAGCTTATATTATCTGCCACAACTCTTGCAATAGGATGTAGTCAAAGGACTTCACCAGAGGCTATAGAAGTTGTAGCAAGGAATTTGTTCCAAAAACATACTTCTTTCACAAAAGTATTAGTGTTGGAGATCCCAGCCTGTAGAGCATTTATGCATCTTGATACTGTATTTACTATGGTGGATTATGATAAATTCACAATACACCCTGCTATAGAAGGACCTCTTAATGTTTTTGAAATTACAAAAGGCGTCAATGGAGAATTAAATATTAAACATGAGAAAGATATATTACAAAATATATTAAAATTCGCATTAGGCTTACCTTCAGTTGAGTTAATAAGATGTGGCGGTGGAGACTCTATTGTAGCAGCAAGAGAACAATGGAATGATGGATCAAATACTCTTGCAATTGCACCTGGAAAGGTTATAACTTATGAAAGAAATTATGTTACAAATGATATTTTATCAAAACGAGGTATAACAGTGTTAACAATGCCAAGTGCTGAACTTTCGAGAGGAAGAGGCGGTCCAAGATGTATGAGTATGCCTCTAAATAGAGATAACTTATAAAAACAACAAAAAAATAACAAAATATTAGGAGGAATTTATTATGTTTAACTTAAGAAACAGAAACTTTTTAACTCTGATGGACTTTACTCCAAAGGAAATAAACTACTTTTTAGATTTAGCTAGAGATTTAAAAAGGGCTAAGTATGCAGGTACAGAACAGCAAACATTAAAAGGTAAAAACATTGCGTTAATATTTGAAAAAAGTTCTACAAGAACAAGGTGTGCTTTTGAAGTAGGCGCATTAGATCAAGGAGCACATGTAACATACCTAGGACCTACAGGAACTCAAATTGGCAAAAAAGAATCTGTAGCAGATACAGCAAGGGTTCTTGGAAGAATGTATGATGGAATAGAATACAGAGGATATGGACAAGAAGTAGTTGAAGAACTAGCTAAATATGCAGGAGTGCCTGTATGGAACGGATTAACAACTGAAGACCATCCAACACAAATCCTTGCAGACTTCTTAACTATAAAAGAACATTTTTCTAAACCATTAAATGAAATTAAATTTGTTTATGCTGGTGATGGAAGAAATAATATGGCAAATGCCCTTATGATAGGAGCTGCCAAGATGGGTATGGACTTTAGAATAGTTGCTCCAAATTCATTATTTCCTGAAGATGCACTAGTTAATAAATGTAGAGAAGTAGCTAAGGATACAGGAGCAAAAATCACTATTACGGGTGACGTAGCGCAGGGAGTAAAAGATGCAGATGTTATATACACTGACGTTTGGGTATCCATGGGAGAAGCAGATGAAGTTTGGGAACAAAGGATTAGTATATTAAAACCATATCAAGTTAATAAAGAAATGATGAAGTTAACTGGTAATAAAGATACTAAATTTATGCATTGTCTGCCAGCATATCATGATTTAAAAACTGGAGTTGGTAGAGAAGTATTTGAAAAATTTGGAATGAATGGTGTTGAAGTTACAGATGAAGTATTTGAAAGTGAGGCTTCAATAGTATTTGATGAAGCAGAAAACAGAATGCATACAATCAAAGCAGTTATGGTTGCTACACTTGGTGACTAAGCTAAAGTAATTTATAAGTATAAGGTTAATTAGTGAGGGTAATATTATCGCCCTCACTAATTGAAAATATTGCGAATGCACTGAGCAGAAGGAGAATATAAAATGGAAAAAGAAAAGAAGTTAGGCTTGTCACTATTAGTGGCTCTTGGTGTTGGTTCCATGATCGGAGGCGGAATTTTCAATAGCCCAACTGATCTTATAGGTAAAGCAAATCCTCAATCAGTACTTATTGCATGGGCAGTTGGTGGACTTGGTGTGGCATTTTTAGCACTAGTATTTCAAATGCTTGCAAACAGAAGGCCTGAGCTTACAGGGGGAATTTTTACTTATGCAAAGGAAGGCTTTGGAGAGTTTATTGGATTCAATTCAGCCTGGGGATATTGGTTAAGTGCTTGGCTTGGAAATGTGGCATTTTTTATTCTTATATTTAAAACTTTTAATAGTTTAGTAGGTGACATGAGTCCTATAATATCATTTATATTAGCGTCTGCACTATTATGGGGAATTCATTATATACAAATGAGTGGAATTAAAAACGCTGGAATAATAAACGCTGTTGCTACAGTGGCGAAAATTATTCCATTATTAATGGTAGTTGTATTTGGACTTGCAATATTTAAATTTGGAACTTTTAATGTGTCAAATTGGAAAACAGCATTAGCAGCTACTGGAGATTCTGCTACAGTATTTGCGCAGGTTAAAGGAGCAATGGGTACAATTTTGTGGTGCTTTATTGGTATTGAAGCTGCAACGGTACTTTCTGAGAGAGCAAAATCTCAAAAGATTGTTGGAACAGCTACAATAATAAGTTTAATTGTAACTTTAATACTTTATGCACTGGTTTCAACAACAGCTATGGGCGTAATTCCAGCTAAAGCTCTTGCAGGATCAGCTACACCACTAGCCGATGTACTAGCAAGTACGGTAATTGGAAGTGTTGGAGCTTTAATTGTTAAAGTTGGTTTAATAGTTTCACTTGTAGGCTGCCTAATTAGTTGGATTATGCTTGCAGCAGAAATTCCTTATGTTGCGGCAAAAGGCGGTACAATGCCTAAATGGTTTATGAAACAAAATAACAATGGTGCTACAGTAAATTCATTATTGCTAACGGATGGATTAACTCAAATATTTTTACTTTCCCTACTTTTACCAGCACTTCAAACTGCCTACAATAGTGTGTTTTTAATTTCTACAACATGTATTTTGATTCCATATTTGCTTTCATCATTATATGCAGTTAAGGTTTCATTAGCAGATGGACTAGGAGTTAAAGATAAGGTAGTTTCTATATTAGCCTGTATTTATTCATTATATGTAATTTATGCAGTAGGAATGAAATATTTAGGAACAGCAGTAATACTGTATGCAATTGGTATATTTGTATATCTAAAGGCTAGAAAAGAAAAGAACGAAGTTGTTAGTTTAAATGAGAAAATAGGAATGGCAGCGATTATGATAGGAGCAATCTTGATGATTATACTGCTTGCAATTGGTAAAATTCAACTTTAAATATTATTTTAGTGAAATTTTATAGAATAGCTTTAATCTGTTAAATAAAAAAAATTATATTTTATATATAATATAAAAGGAGAAATTAATATGGCGAGAATAGTAATAGCGCTTGGTGGGAATGCCCTTCAAGCAAATCCAAAGGATACTACAGCAGAAGCACAGTTAGTAACTGCAAGAGAAACTTCAGAGGCTATTGTAGATTTAATTGAAGAGGGTCATGAGGTAATAGTTGCCCATGGTAATGGACCTCAAGTAGGTCAACTTGTAGCTACCTATGAAGCAGCAACATTAATTAATGAAAATAACCCAATAATGCCGTTTCCTGAATGTGGTGCTATGAGTCAAGGCTATATAGGGTATCATCTGCAACAAAGTATTAAGGCGGAGATGGGAAAAAGAGGGATAAATAAACAAGTTGCAACAGTAGTTACTCAAGTAATAGTAGACCCTAATGATCCAGGATTTAAGAATCCAACTAAACCAGTAGGTTCTTTCTTTACAGAGCAGCAGGCTAAGAAACTAATGACTGAAAAGGGATACATAATGAAGGAAGATTCCAATAGAGGCTGGAGACGAGTAGTTGCGTCACCTCTTCCAAAGGCTATAGTTGAAGAACCTATTATTAAAACATTAGTTGAAGCTGGACATGTTGTTATAACTGTTGGTGGAGGCGGTATACCTGTAATTGACAAGGGAAACGGAAACCTTGAAGGAGTACCAGCAGTAATAGATAAGGATTTTGCTTCTGGTAAAATAGCAGAACTTCTAAATGCTGATGCATTGGTTGTACTTACAGCAGTTGAACAAGTTGCTATTAACTTTGGAAAGCCTGATCAAAAGAATCTTTCAAGAATAACGGTAGAAGAGGCTAAGACATACATTGAAGAAGGACATTTTGCTCCTGGCTCTATGCTTCCAAAAATAAAAGCGGCGCTTACTTTCGTTGAAGCAAAAAAAGGTAGAAAAGCAATTATAACATCCCTTGAGAAAGCTAGGGAAGCGATAGGTGGAACGGCAGGAACTGTGATAA
This DNA window, taken from Clostridium estertheticum, encodes the following:
- the arcC gene encoding carbamate kinase: MARIVIALGGNALQANPKDTTAEAQLVTARETSEAIVDLIEEGHEVIVAHGNGPQVGQLVATYEAATLINENNPIMPFPECGAMSQGYIGYHLQQSIKAEMGKRGINKQVATVVTQVIVDPNDPGFKNPTKPVGSFFTEQQAKKLMTEKGYIMKEDSNRGWRRVVASPLPKAIVEEPIIKTLVEAGHVVITVGGGGIPVIDKGNGNLEGVPAVIDKDFASGKIAELLNADALVVLTAVEQVAINFGKPDQKNLSRITVEEAKTYIEEGHFAPGSMLPKIKAALTFVEAKKGRKAIITSLEKAREAIGGTAGTVITN
- a CDS encoding type II CAAX prenyl endopeptidase Rce1 family protein; the protein is MSALIYILFFIFIDNIIYGVIYQKTKNIYSCTISHFLANVIGTSILLLI
- the arcA gene encoding arginine deiminase; amino-acid sequence: MKSFINVTSEIGKLNKVMLHRPGREIENLVPELLERLLFDDIPYLEVARKEHDIFAKILKENDVEVFYLEELATEALNEDKTKKIFLQQFLQESHISNKEIYESLYTYLMSKSTREMIDILMAGVRKNEIEVKEMQSLRGLIGNQYPFYLDPMPNLYFTRDPGASIGNGITINTMQTEARRRETMFLKFIHEYHSSFKKYEVPLWYDRSLPNNIEGGDELILSATTLAIGCSQRTSPEAIEVVARNLFQKHTSFTKVLVLEIPACRAFMHLDTVFTMVDYDKFTIHPAIEGPLNVFEITKGVNGELNIKHEKDILQNILKFALGLPSVELIRCGGGDSIVAAREQWNDGSNTLAIAPGKVITYERNYVTNDILSKRGITVLTMPSAELSRGRGGPRCMSMPLNRDNL
- a CDS encoding basic amino acid/polyamine antiporter, which encodes MEKEKKLGLSLLVALGVGSMIGGGIFNSPTDLIGKANPQSVLIAWAVGGLGVAFLALVFQMLANRRPELTGGIFTYAKEGFGEFIGFNSAWGYWLSAWLGNVAFFILIFKTFNSLVGDMSPIISFILASALLWGIHYIQMSGIKNAGIINAVATVAKIIPLLMVVVFGLAIFKFGTFNVSNWKTALAATGDSATVFAQVKGAMGTILWCFIGIEAATVLSERAKSQKIVGTATIISLIVTLILYALVSTTAMGVIPAKALAGSATPLADVLASTVIGSVGALIVKVGLIVSLVGCLISWIMLAAEIPYVAAKGGTMPKWFMKQNNNGATVNSLLLTDGLTQIFLLSLLLPALQTAYNSVFLISTTCILIPYLLSSLYAVKVSLADGLGVKDKVVSILACIYSLYVIYAVGMKYLGTAVILYAIGIFVYLKARKEKNEVVSLNEKIGMAAIMIGAILMIILLAIGKIQL
- the argF gene encoding ornithine carbamoyltransferase, translated to MMFNLRNRNFLTLMDFTPKEINYFLDLARDLKRAKYAGTEQQTLKGKNIALIFEKSSTRTRCAFEVGALDQGAHVTYLGPTGTQIGKKESVADTARVLGRMYDGIEYRGYGQEVVEELAKYAGVPVWNGLTTEDHPTQILADFLTIKEHFSKPLNEIKFVYAGDGRNNMANALMIGAAKMGMDFRIVAPNSLFPEDALVNKCREVAKDTGAKITITGDVAQGVKDADVIYTDVWVSMGEADEVWEQRISILKPYQVNKEMMKLTGNKDTKFMHCLPAYHDLKTGVGREVFEKFGMNGVEVTDEVFESEASIVFDEAENRMHTIKAVMVATLGD
- a CDS encoding tRNA-dihydrouridine synthase; translation: MHYAKVLEKNGIDFLDISYGFISEQEMHVNKEYKYSNAVYAAQRIKQEVSIPVFAVNGINSAEIAEEILNQTNVDIVDIAKGFLINPNWANDAKDVFLDLKTQLVVNTLF